A single Gammaproteobacteria bacterium DNA region contains:
- a CDS encoding quinone-dependent dihydroorotate dehydrogenase, with translation MNLYHGLRPFLFSLNAETAHHLTLQGLRATPPHLLQKMFPAPPADPQELWGLRFPNRIGLAAGLDKDGECIDGLAALGFGFIEIGTVTPRPQSGNPKPRLFRLPEHHAIINRMGFNNKGIDHLIRQVQHAQFRGVLGINIGKNKSTPDEQALDDYLHCLHKAYAHASYITINISSPNTPGLRNLQQADVLAVLLKSLYQARDVLKDQQKKYVPLLIKLAPDLDATALTDIAAVLNQQAVDGVIMSNTTLNRELIAQHPLAQESGGLSGQPLKSFADRALATLRGELNNTISIIGVGGIQCGQDAADKRALGASLVQIYTGLIYRGPKLIKECSIAMGTN, from the coding sequence ATGAATTTATATCACGGCTTACGACCTTTTTTATTTTCGCTCAATGCTGAAACTGCGCATCATTTAACCTTGCAAGGTTTGCGCGCTACGCCGCCACACTTATTGCAAAAAATGTTTCCCGCGCCACCAGCGGATCCACAAGAACTTTGGGGTTTGCGCTTTCCAAATCGCATTGGTCTTGCCGCGGGTTTAGATAAAGACGGCGAATGTATTGATGGCTTAGCGGCATTAGGATTTGGATTTATTGAAATAGGTACCGTCACGCCACGCCCACAAAGCGGCAATCCAAAACCACGTTTGTTTCGTTTACCGGAACATCACGCCATCATTAATCGCATGGGATTTAATAACAAAGGAATTGATCACTTAATTCGCCAAGTACAACACGCGCAATTTCGCGGTGTATTAGGTATTAACATTGGCAAAAACAAAAGCACGCCCGACGAGCAAGCCCTAGATGATTATTTGCATTGCTTGCACAAAGCGTATGCGCACGCCAGCTATATCACTATTAACATTTCATCGCCAAATACGCCGGGCTTACGTAACTTACAACAAGCCGATGTGTTAGCGGTATTATTAAAAAGCTTATATCAGGCTCGTGACGTTTTAAAAGACCAACAAAAAAAATACGTACCACTATTAATTAAACTCGCGCCAGATTTAGATGCAACAGCTCTGACTGATATTGCAGCGGTATTAAATCAACAAGCGGTAGATGGCGTCATCATGAGCAACACCACGCTTAATCGCGAATTAATCGCACAACATCCTTTAGCACAAGAAAGCGGTGGTTTAAGTGGACAACCTCTTAAATCTTTTGCCGACCGTGCGCTAGCCACTTTACGCGGCGAACTTAACAACACCATTTCAATTATTGGCGTGGGTGGTATTCAATGCGGACAAGACGCAGCCGACAAACGTGCTTTAGGCGCAAGCTTAGTACAAATTTACACGGGTTTAATTTATCGCGGACCGAAATTAATTAAGGAATGCAGTATTGCTATGGGTACAAATTAA
- a CDS encoding leucine--tRNA ligase — MQEQYDHKLIELAAQIFWDQQQSFVVDITTKENTFYCLSMFPYPSGRLHMGHVRNYTIGDVISRYQRMRGKTVFQPMGWDAFGLPAENAALKNNVAPAQWTYENMAYMRTQLKQLGFAYDWSREIATCRPEYYKWEQWMFIQLYKKGLAYKKTATVNWDPVDQTVLANEQVIDGKGWRSGAPVERREIPQWFLRITDYAEDLLNDLETLDEWPDAVKTMQRNWIGRSEGVELQFVVNDFAELLTVYTTRPDTLMGVTYVAVAAEHALAKQAALNNSAIATFIKNCKQTKLAEAEMATMQKLGIDTGYRATHPITGASVPIWIANFVLIEYGAGAVMSVPAHDQRDWEFAQQYQLPIQQVIYPLDDSSVDLTKAAYTEKGLLKNSGEFSDLTSQQAFKAIASYLQAQQKGQIKINYRLRDWGVSRQRYWGAPIPMIHCQQCGDVPVPENQLPVILPEDVQFEGVASPIKIMPSFYETTCPLCNGPAKRETDTFDTFMESSWYYARYTARNNNDAMLDKNADHWLPVDQYIGGIEHAILHLLYARFYHKLLRDAGLVTSKEPFKRLLTQGMVLKDGAKMSKSKGNTVDPQALIEKYGADTVRLFIMFAAPPEQSLEWSDDGVEGASRFLKRLWRLVYDHTQRGVVPRAMINQSELSDEQKAIRRKLHNTIVKVGDDMQRRYTFNTAIAVNMELVNDLYKFNDVSVQGRLITQEALEGLTLMLSPMVPHICHQLWQTLGHTTALIDQAWPLVDEAALQQDRVDIVVQVNGKLRGRIAVDVHADQATVEAAALNEENVRRFVEGKAVRKIIVVPGKLVNVVIAE; from the coding sequence ATGCAAGAACAATATGATCATAAGTTAATCGAACTCGCAGCCCAAATATTTTGGGATCAGCAGCAAAGTTTTGTGGTTGATATCACTACTAAAGAAAATACTTTTTATTGTTTATCCATGTTTCCTTATCCCAGTGGCCGTTTGCACATGGGGCATGTGCGTAATTACACTATTGGTGATGTGATTTCACGTTATCAACGGATGCGGGGTAAAACCGTCTTTCAGCCAATGGGTTGGGATGCGTTTGGTTTGCCAGCAGAAAATGCCGCGCTTAAAAATAATGTAGCGCCCGCGCAATGGACTTACGAAAACATGGCGTACATGCGTACGCAATTAAAACAATTAGGTTTTGCCTATGACTGGAGCCGTGAAATAGCCACTTGTCGACCTGAGTATTATAAATGGGAACAGTGGATGTTCATTCAGTTGTATAAAAAAGGCTTGGCGTATAAAAAAACTGCGACAGTGAATTGGGATCCAGTTGATCAAACAGTATTAGCAAATGAGCAAGTCATCGACGGTAAAGGTTGGCGTTCGGGCGCACCCGTTGAGCGACGTGAAATTCCTCAATGGTTTTTGCGCATCACTGATTACGCGGAAGATTTGTTGAATGATTTAGAAACATTAGATGAATGGCCAGACGCCGTAAAAACCATGCAGCGTAATTGGATAGGCCGTTCGGAAGGTGTGGAATTACAATTCGTAGTTAATGATTTTGCTGAACTGTTAACAGTCTATACCACGCGCCCAGATACTTTAATGGGTGTGACCTATGTTGCAGTAGCAGCGGAACATGCTTTAGCAAAACAAGCGGCGCTGAATAATTCGGCGATTGCGACTTTTATAAAAAATTGCAAACAAACTAAACTTGCTGAAGCCGAAATGGCGACGATGCAAAAGTTAGGCATCGATACTGGCTATCGTGCCACGCATCCTATTACCGGCGCGAGTGTGCCAATTTGGATTGCGAATTTTGTGTTAATTGAATACGGCGCCGGCGCGGTGATGTCAGTGCCTGCACATGATCAGCGAGATTGGGAATTTGCGCAGCAATATCAATTGCCCATACAACAAGTTATTTATCCCCTCGACGATTCAAGCGTTGATTTAACCAAGGCTGCTTATACTGAAAAAGGCCTATTAAAAAATTCCGGTGAATTTTCTGACCTAACTTCGCAACAAGCATTTAAAGCCATTGCTAGTTATTTGCAGGCGCAGCAAAAAGGCCAAATTAAAATTAATTATCGCTTACGTGACTGGGGCGTTTCGCGTCAACGTTATTGGGGCGCGCCGATTCCGATGATTCATTGCCAGCAATGTGGTGATGTGCCTGTACCAGAAAATCAACTACCGGTTATTTTGCCAGAAGACGTGCAGTTTGAAGGTGTTGCATCGCCCATTAAAATCATGCCATCGTTTTATGAAACGACGTGCCCGCTGTGTAATGGCCCTGCTAAACGTGAAACCGATACTTTTGATACTTTCATGGAATCATCTTGGTATTACGCACGTTATACCGCGCGTAATAATAATGATGCGATGTTAGATAAAAATGCCGATCATTGGTTGCCCGTAGATCAATACATTGGTGGGATTGAACATGCCATTTTGCATTTATTGTATGCGCGTTTTTATCACAAGCTATTACGAGACGCGGGTTTGGTAACATCGAAAGAACCGTTTAAGCGTTTACTCACGCAGGGCATGGTGCTTAAAGATGGCGCTAAAATGTCTAAATCCAAAGGTAACACGGTAGATCCGCAAGCATTGATTGAAAAATATGGCGCGGACACCGTACGTTTATTTATCATGTTTGCTGCGCCTCCTGAACAATCATTAGAATGGTCGGATGATGGTGTTGAAGGTGCTTCGCGTTTCTTAAAACGTTTATGGCGTTTAGTATACGATCATACGCAACGAGGCGTAGTGCCTAGAGCCATGATTAATCAAAGCGAATTAAGCGATGAACAAAAAGCGATTCGTCGTAAACTGCATAATACCATTGTCAAAGTAGGTGATGACATGCAGCGGCGTTACACTTTTAATACCGCGATTGCAGTCAACATGGAATTAGTAAACGATTTATATAAATTTAATGACGTCAGTGTCCAAGGCCGTTTAATTACACAAGAAGCGTTAGAAGGCCTTACGCTGATGTTGTCGCCGATGGTGCCACATATTTGTCATCAGCTCTGGCAGACATTAGGTCATACTACTGCTTTAATCGATCAAGCTTGGCCATTAGTAGATGAAGCTGCTTTGCAACAAGATCGAGTAGACATAGTGGTGCAGGTTAATGGTAAATTGCGCGGGCGCATTGCTGTCGATGTGCATGCAGATCAAGCCACAGTTGAAGCTGCTGCCTTAAATGAAGAAAATGTGCGACGTTTTGTGGAAGGTAAAGCTGTGCGTAAAATTATCGTTGTACCTGGGAAATTAGTAAATGTCGTTATTGCAGAATAG
- the lnt gene encoding apolipoprotein N-acyltransferase, with product MPLCFAPFGAWWLAPLLLAAWWLWSMGNLPRTAAADGFCFGLGMFGVGISWVYNSLHDFGDAHPFVAGFITVALILTMAAYFAAFSALAAYLRKRIYDARLYWLVAIPVLWLLTEWLRSYVLTGFPWLLMGYGQAESPLGAFLPVIGVFGCGALVALCAASIALWVSTPNYWSAALISLGGLLLLTFALQDVQWTQLQNSTKRVALVQGNLGQEIKLGAQGLPISQQRYAELSATVGDVDILLWPETALPAFQETVQPYLQTIQTNLHTLPRHGHLLTGIFFYERSTGVYYNSLLVVDTKQAYHKQRLVPFGEYMPLRGLLAFMNRFVQIPMSDIDNGPAQQSPLLVGDVDVGVTICYESAYDEVYREQLPKADFLVNVSNDAWFGDSLAPYQHLQIAQTRARESGRYLLRATNTGITAMITPQGAVTSRLASFQAGVLIVDVPLLMGATPYVRLGHYLLLFCVIAALVGGFYYQRFCGRAAKQ from the coding sequence ATGCCATTATGTTTTGCGCCTTTTGGTGCATGGTGGTTAGCACCGTTGCTGTTAGCTGCGTGGTGGTTATGGAGCATGGGCAATCTTCCGCGCACCGCGGCGGCTGATGGATTTTGTTTTGGCCTCGGCATGTTTGGCGTAGGCATTAGTTGGGTTTACAACAGCTTGCATGATTTTGGTGATGCGCATCCATTCGTTGCCGGTTTTATCACGGTTGCGTTAATTTTAACCATGGCGGCTTATTTTGCTGCATTTTCTGCGCTCGCTGCGTACTTACGTAAACGTATTTACGATGCACGTTTATATTGGTTAGTGGCTATTCCAGTATTGTGGTTATTGACTGAATGGTTACGTAGTTATGTCTTAACGGGTTTCCCGTGGTTATTGATGGGTTATGGCCAAGCGGAATCACCGTTGGGTGCATTCTTGCCGGTGATTGGTGTGTTTGGTTGTGGTGCGTTAGTGGCTTTATGTGCAGCGAGCATTGCATTATGGGTTAGCACACCAAATTATTGGTCGGCTGCGTTGATTAGTTTAGGTGGTTTGTTACTCCTAACGTTTGCGTTACAAGATGTGCAATGGACGCAATTACAAAATAGCACTAAGCGAGTGGCGTTAGTGCAAGGTAATTTAGGACAAGAAATTAAATTAGGTGCTCAAGGTTTACCGATCAGTCAACAGCGTTACGCTGAGTTAAGTGCAACAGTCGGCGACGTAGATATATTATTATGGCCAGAAACCGCATTGCCTGCATTTCAGGAAACCGTTCAACCTTATTTGCAAACCATTCAAACGAATTTACATACCTTGCCGCGACACGGACATTTATTAACCGGCATCTTTTTTTATGAGCGCAGTACCGGTGTGTACTACAACAGTTTGTTAGTTGTTGATACGAAGCAGGCTTATCACAAACAACGTTTAGTGCCGTTTGGAGAATACATGCCGTTGCGCGGTTTATTAGCTTTTATGAATCGCTTTGTGCAAATTCCGATGTCAGATATTGATAATGGGCCCGCACAACAATCACCCTTGTTAGTAGGTGATGTCGATGTGGGTGTAACGATTTGTTATGAATCAGCTTACGATGAAGTTTACCGCGAACAATTACCTAAAGCGGATTTTCTGGTGAACGTGAGTAATGATGCATGGTTTGGTGATTCGTTAGCGCCTTATCAACATTTACAAATTGCACAAACTCGTGCGCGTGAAAGTGGTCGTTATTTATTGCGTGCTACTAACACGGGCATTACCGCGATGATTACGCCGCAAGGCGCAGTGACTTCACGCTTGGCATCTTTTCAAGCCGGCGTGTTAATTGTAGATGTGCCTTTATTAATGGGTGCCACGCCTTATGTGCGTTTAGGTCACTACTTGTTATTATTTTGCGTAATAGCCGCATTGGTGGGTGGTTTTTATTATCAGCGGTTTTGCGGGCGTGCGGCTAAGCAGTAG